From the genome of Brassica oleracea var. oleracea cultivar TO1000 chromosome C4, BOL, whole genome shotgun sequence:
TCACAGGAGGATCTAAATGCACGTGATGGTTCCAGGTTTGGAAAATCATGATGAAAGACTTGTAAGGAATGCAGTGGTGTTTTGCAAGGATGGGAAGACCCGTATATGGTGAAGCGAGAACAACTTCACAGGTGGGCGTGTTCGTGATCAGTGTTAGAGATTGATTTGAGTCGTCTAGGATGGAAGATATCTCTAATGAAGACGGACTCATGTTAAGTCAAAGCTAGGCTTAAGGAGACGAAATCAAAGGTTATCAATTTCTCAAGAACTGAAGTTTTTCAGAGATCAACAGGAATGCATGTTATCTTTGCGAAAGATGATCAACAGATCTTGCAGCTGCACATGCTGGTTGTCATGTGGCAACAATGCGAGAAAACAGATGTGATTATGTTTCGGGTTAGTTCAAGTCAGTCTCGTGGGTGCATGAGAAGAAAGGTTTCTGGCTGGTAGAAGAAAGCCAGAGGAGTTACCAAGTTAGTGTGACTGAAACAAGTTGTACCTCCACGAAGAAAAAACTAGATCAAGGGAAAAGTGTGTAAAAGCCTAAACAAGTATATGATGGAGCAAATGGCTATTTGTGGTAACATCATGTAGCAGCTTTAGTGAGGTCGTGTGAGTGACATGAAAAATTTATGGCTGTTAGAAGAAAGCCAGAAGAGTCACCAAGTCAGTGTTGCAAAAACAGGTTGTACCTCCACGAAAACGCAACTAGGGCAAGGACAAAGTGTGTAAAAACCTACACAAGGGTATGTTGGAGAAAATGGCTATCTGTGATAACAACATGTAGTAGCTTTCGTGATGTCATGTGAGTGACAGGAAAACCAAAGGGAAAAGGTGATTCAAAGTTAAACTTAGCTTGAAGATTCTGTTCAAAGGTAGAGAAAAATGCGCAGGCAGAATCGGGTTGAACAAGTTGTTACGACTGATTATAATCCTGAGAATGAAGGGTATGAAACAACAGTCATCAACACGTGTTCGAAAAACAGAAAGTCGCTACCACAGCTAGCAGAAGCGTGTGTGAGTTATATGTTAGAAGAATCGTCATGGATATCTGAGTCAGAAATTCCATATGAATATACTCAGAGGAGAAGTAAGGGATGTCGGTCTGGTGTCACGATCACAGGTGTCAAGGTGGAGCTCTAGGACAAGAATTGAAGCTTACAAGCAAAAGTAGAAATTTGCATACTTGACCATGTCGAAACTTCATGCTTGAACAAGTCAGGGCTCAGGTATATTTACAGCTAGAAAAACTTGTCATGAGCTTGAGTTTGAAACATGAGAAGCTGTAAGGGAATATCTTAGGAGCATCACTGGCGTGGATGATGAGAGATATGGTTAAAAGGCCGACATGAACAAAGAACAGTTGCAGAAACTTAGTTACAGAAACATAGTACTTCTAAACGGTTATTTGATTCAGGTGGAGCCACTGAGATTATATAATGATTGATGCATCAGGGATATATATAATCTGATTCCAGGTGGAGTGAATCACTGGTTTTCTATTTTGGAAGATGTCCTGACTGGTTCAGCAGAAGGGTAAATGTTTCAGTTAGCAGCTTGGTCAGCTCAAGAGAGTAAGAGCTGAAAGGAAGGTTATTCTGTGACAAGAGGGTCGTAAATATGTTTAGAGTGTCAAGGTCAGGAACTCGCAAGATCAGTTAACAAGTGCAAGGCGCATCATAAGGAGATTTGTAAGAGGAGTCTTACATAAGGGAACTTGTAGGCGAGTAAATTGTCATATGTATCAGGAGTACACTTCAGTGAGGTTTGATACACATGACCACAAAATCTGAGCCGAGTATGATGCAAGGTAAAACGTGGTAAAGTGCTTAGTTAAACTGAAGGGAAGTAAGTATCAAGAGATACTGAAATATTGAGCTGTTAAGATGAAGAATGGTGAGATGAAACAAAGTAATAAATTGTTGGAAGACATTGCAGGGAGTACTGAGGAAGTTTCCTCAAGGAAGTCCATTAGCTAATGGCCAAATATTCATTGATGGCCATGTACTCATCATGCTAATGATGAGTTCAATGACTAACATGTATGTTCAAGTCATTGATGGTGATTCACAGGTTTTGGTTTTGGGGAAATCTCAACATAAGAAGGGTATTTCGATAATGAATTCACAGCGGAATAAAAGAGGGATATCAGGGATTGTAGATAAGATATCATAGGCACCTCGTGAGGAGATCCAAGGCGTATCATGGTTTATATGATATGAGGCTTAATTCATTTAACTAGCACTAGGGTCTAAATATGTTAGTGGGGGTTATGTTGTTGCAGAACAGGTTGATCAGATGGTGGAGAAAATATATTTGTGTTGAAAGTCTTCCTAAGCATGTGGTTTTAGGCGGCGTGACGTACTTGTGATAGTAGCGGTACAGAGTGATACTCAGGTGTCATCTGCTCAAGAACATAAAGGGTAAGTCAAATACTGTTTTAGAGATATGGAGCATGAGTGACTTCAAAGGTTTGCGGTTGATTCAAAGAGAATTATGTGGTAGCAATTTCTGTTAAGAACATGAAGGGTGAACCAAGGTTGTGTCGAAAGTCTGTCCAGCAGTGATGGTTGGATGGCGAGTCCTGTTCGGAGCAACATCGGTACAAAAGGTGTTCAAGGCTGGAATGTTTTAAACAAGTAGAGAATCAGAGGTTGTTTCAGATTTGAAGCATATATGGTTCGAAGGTTGTTGCACAGTATTCAAGGACTTTGATTCAATGCTCAATGCACATGAGTGGAATCAAAAGGTCAAGGAGGAAATCAACTTCCAGAAAGATGTTCAGATTTTTGTTCAAGCACTTGAACAGGTTCGTGATTTTGACAGCAAGGTTGTGTTGTTAGTAAGTTCACGAGCAGTAAAATAGGGAAACAAGATATGAAGTAACATGACATCAATGAGTAGTTAAGCTTGACACTTGGAGTATAGCAGATGGGTTCGCAACTCAAGACAATAGATGAAGATGATGGAAATTCAGAATGGCAATGGGTTGTCACATATCCTTCATCAAGGGTGATGTATATTTTCATTGATGGGGCTAAGTGGACTTAAGTGTTTAATCTAATTAAGCGGTTGTGGTGTATAAGTGTAAGTGTAAGTTTATGCATGTTACAAGAAGATCATGAAGGGACTTCTAGATTGACTCAAGATGGAGCTAAGAGAAGTGGGACGAGATAAAAAAAAGACAAGGAGATACAGAAGATGAGCAGATTTGCTTAAACATCATGAGGTGTCGGCACAAAGAAAGGGTTATGGACTTGGACCAAACAGGTGGAGTTTTGTGAGGTTTGGTCAAGCCTATCGGACATGTTCAATGTTGGGTCGGCTTGCACAAGTTACGTGCAGACAACATATGGACCTAATCGTTGAAGCCCATTAGGTCAAGTGCTGATACAAAGAAGGAGATGTCACGACTGGAACCTCTAAGCCAAGTCTCTGGGAGGCGGAAGCCTTAAGCATCCAGAGAGTGCTTCCATGGCGTCTCTTGGAGAGACATAGTAAGCTAGATATAGATATGTATTCTAGGCTTAGCTCTTAGCCATGTACTTCTCTTGTATACTCTTTAGGGTTTGTATACCCAGGACAGAGAAAGTGATGATCTTGTAAACAACATTCATAGCGGATGTTGTTGATCTTGTATCCACCCCAGATGTAGCGGTACAGCCGTGAACTGGGTGAAAAATTCTTGAATCATGAATAAGGATTAAATCAACGGGAAAGATCATGGATCTGGGATTAAGAGCGAATCCCCAAGCAAAATTTTGTTAGAGCTGTGATTGAACTCTACAACATTAAACAATGTAAGATTTGTTTACAGAAAATATAAGTTTTATCAAATAAAGGTATATACATTTGACAATAACATATAGCAATACCGTAGTGATTTGTAGCTAGTGTGACAGTTCTATGACTGCTACATATTGAGACAAATCTCTAGGAAATATGTCGCAAATCTATAACAAATAGAAGGTGTTAGTATAAATGCCTATATCAAAACAAACAACACTTTCTTTTTTTTTCGCTTCCATCCAGAGTCCAGACATTACGATTACATAGTACATGTCTAAATTATGTGACATAAGATAAAATCAGTAATTTATCTTGTCTAGTGTCTCGTGTCTCTTCGACAGCTACGACCTAAATAAATAGGCTTGACAAAGAGAACTAATCTCAACTTTTCACCGAGAAACATGAAAAACAAGAAAGCCAGCCACCACCGTCCCCTGGTTTGGGATCATCCGAGTAAGAACTGGCCTTCGGGTCTGGTCTTGATATATCCGTTCCACCATTTTCATCCTTCACCTTAAGTGCCGTTTTCGGATCTTGTTGGGACTCTGGTAATCTACAGAAATATAATGAATTTGGAAACAAAATTAAAACAAATATTAGAGCTTATACTAATAACTAATTCAAAACCGGTTTGGTCCAACCAATCTGGTTCCTACTATGTAACCCGTTCTAAAGATTGGACAACTACTTACATGGGAAATGCAAAAGAAGCTGCGCTGTTATTACTGGTGTCGGAGCGATAAGACTTGGTCGGACTTAACTGATTTTGTCGAGGTTGATCCGGTTTAGATACATTGATTAGGCCATCCCGATTAGCGGTTTCTGGTCCGGTTTCCGCTTCCAGGATGTTGACCTCTTTGGTTCCAGCGTCCGTCAACTTAGTTTTGTTATCAATGTTGCTGTTATCGTTAATATACGTAGCAGTATAGTCGAAATTGGAGAGTTCTCCAGATTTATACATTTTGGTGAAACTTTGATCTCCCATGTGAATACTAAACAAATCGTTAGATTGAGTACTCCATTCTTGTTTAGAAGTCATTGTGGTTGCGAAAACCGATGGTGGAATGCGATCTGGTTCATAACCTGGTTTCGTTCCCTGATCCATAATTGTATCTGTCTCCCAAGAAAAAAAATTAGAAGTAACGATTAGAGATCAATATATAATATGTAAACTAGGTTATCTTTTTTCAGAAACGGAATATTTGTAACCATAATGATCTAATTTACACATCATAACAAATGTAATTAACCTAACGTACTAATCCTCCGTTAAGGGGATTAATTATAAAGGCAGAAAGTTTGGGTTTCGGTTATAAGTTATAACTATAACTGTGTCGTCCTTAATAATGACTTTGTTGTTTTCGTTGGAAAACAAAAGTATAACTAAATAAACAAACGTCATTAGAGAGTTAATTGTGAAGATAAAATTAAAACGTGTGGACTTCAGTTATAAGTTATAACCAAAATTTTGTTTGTTGAAGAATTGGGACAAATCAAAAAGCTACTCCATCCGTTTCCGAAAGTAAGATTTTCTAGATTTTTTTCTTGTTTCACAAAGATAGATTTTCTATATTTTTATGATATTTTTGTATATTTTTGAGAAACATTAATTACAACTATTTGAATTGGTTAGATTTAATTGGTGGAGAGTAGTTGGAAAGTTTGTAGAAAATTAATTAATAAACTAAATTGTAAATATTTATTATATTCTTAATAAGCGTGAAATCTCTAGAAAATCTTACTTTCGGGAACGGATGAAGTAATTAAGAGCCTTGTTCGAAGGTGTTAATATCATGCAACAGAAAGTGCTTCCAACAACCAAAGCTCAAAGGAGCTAGCAAAACGGATTTAGAATTTGACGGGATTTTGGTAAAATATAAATTTTATACGATTTTGTGATTTACTAAAATAAAAACAAAAAAACAAAAACTACAAGTAATAGCAAAGTTACAACCCGAAAACAAAGAAATAGACAAAAACGACAAGCTATACGTACACGTCTTTGTTTATCCAAAAGATGTCCGAGGGTGTATTGAATCTGAAATTTGAAGTAATTTGATTTTTAATGAGTTTGTAGATGATTGCAGAAGAATTAAAGAATTTTATGTGATTTTTGTTAAAACACTCTAGAATCTCATCTAAAACAGTGAGATTTGGATTTTTATTTTTATAACTATAGAACTCTGCTCAAACACTTTATAAACAATTAAAGTACTCTAAAATCTTCAACTTAAATTTTGTTTAATAACAGTGGATTTCAGAATGTTTTATGAAATGACAAGTTCAATTAATAACATTGGATTTTAAAGTGTGTTTTAAAATCCACATTTGAATAACAGCAGATTTGTCATTTTAATACACATCAATTGAAATTTATGAAAATTTTGAGTGTTTTAAAAAAACAACAAAATTTTAAGTGTTTTAAAAAAACAACAAAATTTTGTTGTTTCCGAAATTTATGAAAATTTTGAGTGTTTTAAGAAAATTGAGTTCTCATCATGGTTGCCATGAACTGAAGGTAATTACAAGGACAGTTTCAACTCGAAAAATACCTGGAATCAGCTGATAAAATGCCCCAACCGTAGATTGGGCCCGAGCAATCTGGTTTAAACACTCCACACCAAAGTACTCTTTCCTAGAGTGGCTCACGATCCAAAACAGGCTCTCAACCTGTGATAGAATGAGTCAATGGCTCTAAACAAAAAAAAAAATAGAATGAGTCAATGGGACCAAAGCACAAACACAGATTGTGTTTTATGCAATAGAGCCATAGAAACAAGGAATCATTTATTTTTCGAGTGTACTTTCTCTGCTGAGATTTGGGGAAGATTAATGAAGGGACTGCTCAAGGAGCTTTATGTAGAGGACTGGAGTGGTTTGCTGCAGGTTCTAACGGCTGGAAACCAGCTGTGAATGCATAAATTTATCACAAGATATGTGAACACATATTGAAGGAAAAGAATGGAAGGCGACATGGCGAAGTACCAGAGAGCTCTTCAACTATCGCCAAGATGTTAGACAGGGTAGTGCGAAATAGAATTTCTTCGATCCCACTGATGGGGGAGGGAAGTATGATGACTGTTACCAAGTGTGGCTAGAAACAAGATGCGTATCATAAGGATATGTTTGTGAAAGAATTAATGTAAAAACAGTATTTTCTTTTTGAATCAATTTAACATTCATTCTAAAAAAAAAAGTCGGCAGCCTTCAAACTTCGAAGATAATAGTTCTGATTGGTTTAAAATTTCGTTTTAGGCCGTGGTTTTAGAATTTTGGTGGTTGTAATTCTAACTATAAATTGTTATAATGTTAACTTTAAGTATTTATTAAAATTTGAATAGTTAAAATATAGAAGCTATGAAAGCTTATGATTGTTAAACGGAACTTGTTGGAATATACGATGTGAGATTTCAGTTTTTCTGAGCAATGTTTGATTGACAAGCATTTGTAAAGGCATCATCCTCCTTATTATCCAATCAAAAGTTATTGTAAAAGCAATTTGGATAACATTTAGAAGATGCTAATACTCTCTAAATAATATTTGATCAATGCTAGAGCATACGAAGCTTTTGGTAGAAAATTTACATTTAAAATATATAAAAATTCAAAAATGGTTATATATAATTAAATTATTGTAGTTATTAATATGAAAAATTATGCTTATATCCAAAATAAATTTAATATTTTAAAAATAAACTCTACAATTTTAATATTATAATATTTTTAAAAAAATAATATTTCACATTTAAAAACTAATTTAAATTGTATAATTAAATATGATTCATTGTTTTCAATAGAAAAATATGTAAATGAATACATATATATATATATACTTAGAAATAAATAAATTATATCATAAACTAATTTTAAACGATAAATTTAAATATGAATCATCAATTCTCTACCAATCGTTTTATTAAATACATTAATGAGAGCATACAGCTTTACATAATATTTCTTCATTAGCATACTATTACTGTTTTATTATCAGTTCTATCAATCACCCCCTCAGTTGGATACTGGTTCTAGTATTCACATTCCAATATTCTGCCTTAAAAGAAAAATATCACCTCAATGTCTACGTCAACGGGATCTTCTTTCTCCATATTTGTATAATATATGTGCTGATACGAAAGAAAAAAACAATGGCATTAAAGTGGTCGTTGGAGTTCCAGCTATAAGACCTATTTTCTGTGCTGATGATTCTTTTTTTCTTTTACATAGCAAGAAGAAGAATTGAGATTTAAAGGAGGTGTTCCCCTTATGCAAATATTTCACGGGTCAAAAGATAAATCAAGATTACTTTTGGATATAAAGTATTTTGAGTATTTCTTAGCATGGTGGATGCGAGAAGTATTTAGGTTTATCTGAACAATTTGAAAAAAGAAATAAAAGTAAACGACTAAACGCAGTTGTAACTCGAGTTAAACAACATACTTCCCATTGGATTTCCAAACTTTTGTCTCAAACATGTCAAGAAGTTATGTTGAAAACAGTGGCGATTGTAACTCTAGTTTATTCGATGGCCGTGTTTCAAACTACCAGCCAAATTAACTTCGGAATTCGAAAAAATACAAATGAAGTTTTGATGCGAAAAGAACGATCAACAACGTGGTATTCCATGTGTAACCTGAAAAAAAAATCAATATTCAAAGAAAGAAGAGGGCATTGGTTTCAGAGATTTGGCCCAATTTAATGATGCATTACTTTCAAACCAAGAATAAGGTTACTCAATAAACCGGACTGTTTATTTGCGAAACTATATAAGACCCAATATTTTTGAGATCGCCATCTGTTTGAAACAAAAACAAGACGCAATCAATCATATGGTTGGGAGTAAATATTATCAGGTGTAGAATTATACTTAAGCAAGGGACAAGGTTTATAGTTGGAGATGGGAAAGATATTACTGCCTCTCGAGACAATTGGCTTCCAGTATATCCACCATGGCCAGCGAATATGACCACTTCCATTACCTTTTGTGTAAACCAGTTTATTAACACATCACCGTATAAACATTTGAATTTGGAGATTATGCAATTAGCTCTTCCTCCTGATGATCAAACTTTGGTAAAATTGATCCATCTTTCTCAAAAACAAGAACATGACCAATTGATATAGAACTAAACACATGATGGTAACTATTATGTCTCCTTGGATTATTGGTTTCTATGTCAACACCAGCCTTTCAATCCTGTGAACCATCCATGTAGGGATCCAATTCTCAAAAAAAAAGGAATCTCAGTATAGTGCCAAAACTGAAACATCTTCTCTGGTAAATTCTATCAAAGCTTTAAGCACAACTACAAGGTTAAATTATAGAGGAATGCATCTAGATCCTATTTTTCAACAATGTGCCTTTGAACCAGAATCAATTGATCATTGTTTACATGTTCAGAACCTGTGGGGATGTGGAGACTATCAAAACTCCCTTGTCATTATTTGGTAAACACAAATTATAGTGTTGACGAAAAATATTCTGGCACAAGATTCTGGCAAATTCATCGGTTCAAAAAGCAAAGGACTCTGTTCAATGCTCTTTGAATAAAAAGTCGCTCAAAAAGAATCATTAATGTCGGGTTTCTTCTGGAATATCCGAGGTTTAAACAAGACCACTAAACACTTTGTTATTCGAGATTGGATAAAAAAAAAGTGCATTGCAATTTGGTTGTATTTTGGAGACACGGGTTAAAGAGAGCAAGGCGGATAGGGTTGCTTACTCTGTTTTTTCGTGATTGGTCACGGCTGTCTAACTACGAGCACAGTAGGTTGGGGAAAATCTGGGTGGTTTGGAATCCTAGGGTGAGGGTGACACCATGCTACAAAAGTGATCAACTGATCACTTGTTCTATCTTGATGGAAGGTGCGGAAGAGGAGATCATATGCCCCTTTGTATACGCTTCCAACAGAATGGAAGACAGGAGAGCTCTATGGGAGGATTTAAAAAATCACCAAGATTCTCCCATGATAAGAAACAAGCCTTGGATCGTGATGGGCGATTTTAATGAAACTTTGGAAGTAGAAGAACACTCAGATCATGCTACTTCTCCAATGGTCTCTCACGGTATGAGGGAATTTCAAGAGATGGTACGTTACTGCTCCATGATTGATATGAGCTTCCAGGGACCTAAATTCACGTGGACGAATAAGAGAGAGACATATAAGAAGTTGGATAGAACTTTGGTGAACTCAGCTTGGGTCCAAACTTTACCTCAATCTCATATTGAGTATAAGTTCAAGGCATATAAGAGCCCTAACCATATTTCGACTCGTTGTGTATTTGAAGCTGGAGGTTGCTCAGACCATCTTAGGTGCAGAATACAGATTCGGGCAAATGTATTAAAACCGAAGCGACCGTTTAAGTTTATCAATGTGGTTGCGGAGTCACATGATTTTCTCCCACTAGTGGAAAAATTCTGGGCAGACACTCCGGAGATCTATAGCTCCACCTCGGCTATTTTCCGGTTATCTAAAAACGTACAGGATCTTAATCCTCAACTACGAGCTTTGAGTAAAGCGCAGGTGGGAGACATTATAAAAAGGACAAGAGAAGCATTGGAAAAACTCTGCGAGAGCCAAGAACGTACTCTGTTATCTCCATCTCAGGAGAACTTAGCTGAAGAGAACAGATTATATGGCAGATGGTCGGTATTATCAGCCATTGAAGAGAAAGTGCTAAGTCAAAAGGCAAAACTGTATTGGTTACAGGTGGGCGATGGTAACAACAAGCATTATCATAATGCAGCTAAGGGTCGTGAAGTTCGAAATGCAATAAGAGAAATTCAGAGGGAAGATGGATCTGTGGCATCCACTCAGGAGGAGATTAAAGCAGAAGCGGTAAACTATTTTAATGGCTTTTTAGCTCATAAAGTTCCTGATTATCAGTGTTTATCTGTGGAGGAGCTGAAAGGAATATTAAATTTCGAGTGTGAGGAAATAGACAAAATGTTGCTGATACAAGATGTAACAGAGGAGGATATTAAACAGGTTCTATTCAATATGGCTTGCGGCAAATCTCCAGGCCCTGATGGATATACAATGGAATTCTACAAGGCGAGCTGGCCAGTCATAGGCAAAGAGGTGGTAATCGCGGTTAGATCGTTTTTTGAGAAGGGGTTCCTCCCGAAAGGAGTTAACTCTACCATACTGGCTTTGATCCCTAAGAAAGAAGAGGCCATATATATGAGAGATTATAGACCAATCTCTTGCTGCAATGTCTTATACAAGATTATCTCTAAGTTGCTGGCGAACAGAATTAAAAAAGTTCTCCCTAAGTTCATCTCACCAAGCCAATCAGCTTTCGTAAAAGATAGGCTGTTGATGGAGAACGTGCTACTTGCTTCTGAGTTAGTGAAAAACTATCACAAGGACACAGTCTCGGCTAGATGTGCGCTCAAAATTAATATATCCAAAGCTTTTGACATGGTGCAGTGGCCTTTCTTGTTATCAACGTTAGAGGCGTTGGGATTCCGGGAAAATTCATCACTTGGATTGAAAAATGTATCTCTCTGGCATCATTCTCAGTCCAGATTAATGGAGAACTGGCAGGCTATTTTAATAGCAAAAGAGGACTAAGGCAAGGCTGCTCACTCTCGCCTTATCTGTTTGTAATCTGTATGCAAGTCTTGTCTCAGTTACTGGACAAAGCAGCAGTCAATAGACAGTTCGGTTTCCACCCATATTGTCAAGGTCTGAAGCTGACACACCTTTGTTTCGCGGACGATGTTCTCGTTTTCTCGGATGGGAAACAAAGGTCTGTAGAAGGCATTCTCGAGGTATTTAAGGAGTTTTCAGGTTTCTCTGGGTTTCACATCAGTATGGAAAAATCAACCCTTTACATGGCTGGGGTTCGGGAGCCAGAGCAGCAAACTA
Proteins encoded in this window:
- the LOC106338862 gene encoding uncharacterized protein LOC106338862, with amino-acid sequence MDQGTKPGYEPDRIPPSVFATTMTSKQEWSTQSNDLFSIHMGDQSFTKMYKSGELSNFDYTATYINDNSNIDNKTKLTDAGTKEVNILEAETGPETANRDGLINVSKPDQPRQNQLSPTKSYRSDTSNNSAASFAFPILPESQQDPKTALKVKDENGGTDISRPDPKASSYSDDPKPGDGGGWLSCFSCFSVKS